In Malus sylvestris chromosome 16, drMalSylv7.2, whole genome shotgun sequence, the following are encoded in one genomic region:
- the LOC126607490 gene encoding uncharacterized protein LOC126607490 isoform X2, with amino-acid sequence MANFNGVVDGDQQWLLNCLSATLDPSHEVRSFAEASLNQASVQPGFGTALSKVAANRELPLGLRQLAAVLLKLFIKKHWHEGEEAFEHPAVSSDEKGLHFQVVVRRLLLLSLDDSHRKICTAVSMAVASIAAYDWPEDWPDLLPYLLKLISDHNNMNGVHGALRCLALLSVDLDDTVVPTLVPALFPCLLKIVSSPQVYAKYFRTKSLSIVYSCISMLGVMSGVYKTETSALIMPMIKPWMDQFSTILNHPVQSEDPDDWSIRTEVLKCLNQFVQNFPSLIESEFMIIVGPLWQTFMSSLGVYVRSSIEGTEDPYDDRYDSDGAEKSLDSFVIQLFEFLLTIVGSAKLITVIMNNVKELTYNTIGFLQITEQQVHTWSMDANQFVADEDDVTYSCRVSGALLLEEVVNSCGTEGICAIIDAAKRCFSESQREKDVGSAIWWRIREAALFALSSLSDQLLEAEESELTRVGLGNLLEQVITEDSGLDVHQYPFLYSRIFSSVAKFSSVISHGVLEHFLFAAIKAIGMDVPPPVKVGACRALSELLPEMNKGIIQPHLMSLFSSLSELLTQASDETLHLVLETLQEAIKAGYELSVSIEPVISPVVLNMWASHISDPFISIDAIEVLEALKNAPGCIRPLVSRVLPCVWPVINQPQQQPDGLVAGSVDLVTMLLKNAPTDVVKTVYDACFDAVIQIVLQSDDHSEMQNATECLAAFISGGRQDVLAWGGDSGNTVRRLLDAASRLLDPNLESSGSLFVGSYILQLILHLPSQMAPHIRDLVAALLRRMRSAKIAGLRSSLLLIFARLVHLSAPNVGQFIDLLVTIPADGYDNSFVYLMSEWTKQQGEIQGAYQIKVTTTALALLLSSRHAELAKINVQGHLVQSAGITTRSKAKLTPDQWTVVPLPAKIMALLADALVEIQEQGAGDNEDSDWEEVEAEDGELDKDLMYSAGVTSFGRPSHEHLEAIAKTFDKDEEDSYEDDQLSAADPLNKINLANYLAEFFVNFSQSERQMFDHLFQNLTQDQRNAIQAIRTHGG; translated from the exons ATGGCGAATTTCAATGGTGTTGTCGACGGGGATCAGCAATGGCTGCTCAATTGCTTGTCTGCTACTCTCGACCCTAGCCACGAGGTTCGCTCGTTCGCCGAAGCTTCGCTTAATCAGGCTTCTGTGCAACCAG gttttggaacTGCGTTATCCAAGGTTGCTGCAAACAGGGAGCTCCCGTTAGGATTGCGCCAG CTAGCTGCTGTCCTTCTTAAACTGTTTATTAAGAAACACTGGCATGAGGGAGAGGAAGCATTTGAACATCCTGCTGTTTCAAGTGACGAGAAG GGGTTGCATTTCCAGGTAGTTGTACGCAGACTTCTGTTGTTGTCATTGGATGACTCTCATAGGAAAATTTGTACAGCAGTTAGTATGGCTGTTGCATCTATAGCAGCTTATGATTGGCCGGAGGATTGGCCTGACTTATTACCGTACCTGCTGAAGTTGATTAGTGATCATAATAATATGAATGGAG TACATGGTGCTCTAAGATGCTTGGCTCTTCTCTCTGTTGACTTGGATGATACAGTGGTTCCGACATTAGTACCAGCCTTGTTCCCATGCTTGCTTAAAATTGTATCATCTCCTCAG GTGTATGCCAAATATTTTCGCACAAAATCCCTTTCAATTGTTTATTCTTGTATCTCCATGTTAGGGGTGATGAGTGGTGTATATAAG ACGGAGACCAGTGCATTAATAATGCCAATGATTAAGCCATGGATGGATCAATTCTCTACAATCCTAAATCATCCGGTGCAGTCTGAAGATCCTGATGATTGGAGCATAAGAACAGAG GTATTGAAGTGCTTGAATCAGTTTGTTCAAAATTTTCCTAGCCTTATTGAAAGTGAATTTATGA TTATTGTAGGGCCTTTGTGGCAAACTTTTATGAGTTCTCTTGGAGTATATGTGCGGTCATCTATTGAAGGTACAGAAGATCCATATGATGATAGATATGACTCTGATGGTGCTGAGAAAAGCCTTGACTCCTTTGTCATCCAG TTATTTGAGTTTCTGTTGACCATTGTGGGTAGTGCGAAACTGATAACG GTCATTATGAATAATGTCAAAGAGTTGACGTACAACACCATCGGTTTTCTCCAAATAACAGAACAACAG GTTCATACTTGGTCAATGGATGCCAACCAATTTGTAGCTGATGAGGATGATGTTACCTATAGCTGTCGTGTTTCTG GTGCACTTTTGCTTGAAGAAGTGGTGAATTCATGCGGTACTGAAGGAATCTGTGCCATCATTGATGCTGCAAAAAGATGTTTTAGTGAGTCTCAAAGGGAAAAGGATGTTGGTTCTGCAATTTGGTGGAGA ATAAGGGAGGCTGCTCTTTTCGCTTTGTCTTCTCTATCAGACCAGTTGCTTGAAGCAGAG gaGTCCGAACTTACAAGAGTTGGCTTAGGAAACCTTCTGGAGCAAGTAATCACTGAAGACAGTGGATTAG ATGTGCATCAATATCCCTTTCTTTATTCTCGTATCTTTTCATCAGTCGCTAAATTCTCCTCCGTG ATCAGCCATGGAGTCCTTGAGCACTTTCTCTTTGCTGCTATCAAAGCAATTGGCATGGATGT GCCGCCACCTGTCAAAGTAGGTGCCTGCAGGGCACTCTCCGAGCTCTTACCTGAAATGAACAAAGGAATAATTCAACCGCATTTGATGAGTTTGTTTTCATCACTTTCAGAACTTCTTACTCAG GCCTCCGATGAAACCTTGCACCTGGTACTCGAAACACTGCAAGAGGCAATTAAGGCAG GTTACGAATTATCAGTATCCATTGAGCCTGTAATCTCTCCTGTGGTCCTCAACATGTGGGCATCACATATTTCCGATCCTTTTATCAGTATTGATGCAATTGAGGTTCTGGAG GCACTCAAAAACGCTCCTGGTTGTATTCGTCCACTGGTTTCTCGAGTTTTACCATGTGTTTGGCCAGTTATTAATCAA CCACAACAACAGCCTGATGGATTAGTCGCTGGATCAGTGGATCTGGTAACAATGTTATTGAAA AATGCTCCTACTGATGTGGTAAAAACAGTATATGATGCTTGTTTTGATGCTGTTATACAAATAGTCCTTCAAAGTGATGATCACAGTGAAATGCAG AATGCTACGGAATGTTTAGCTGCCTTTATATCTGGTGGAAGACAAGATGTGCTAGCTTGGGGTGGTGATTCTGGAAATACAGTTAGAAGATTGCTTGATGCAGCTTCAAG GCTTCTGGACCCTAATTTGGAAAGCTCGGGTTCTCTTTTTGTTGGGAGCTACATTCTACAACTCATATTGCATTTGCCGTCACAAATGGCACCCCATATTCGAGACCTAGTTGCTGCTCTTCTTAGGCGCATGCGATCTGCTAAAATTGCAGGATTGAGAAGCTCACTGCTACTCATTTTCGCTCGGTTG GTTCACTTGAGTGCTCCAAATGTTGGACAGTTTATTGATCTGCTGGTCACCATTCCAGCTGACGGCTATGATAACTCTTTTGTCTATTTAATGTCAGAATGGACAAAACAGCAAG GTGAGATCCAGGGTGCCTACCAAATTAAAGTCACCACTACTGCATTGGCTTTATTACTATCATCTAGGCATGCTGAATTAGCAAAAATTAACGTACAAGGACATTTGGTTCAG TCTGCTGGGATCACCACCCGCTCAAAAGCTAAATTAACTCCAGATCAGTGGACTGTGGTGCCACTCCCTGCAAAG ATAATGGCGTTACTGGCAGATGCATTGGTTGAAATCCAAGAACAGGGAGCTGGTGATAATGAG GATAGCGACTGGGAAGAAGTTGAGGCGGAGGATGGGGAACTTGACAAGGATTTGATGTATTCAGCTGGTGTTACATCATTTGGCAGACCCTCACATGAACATCTTGAAGCAATAGCAAAAACATTTGACAAG GATGAGGAGGACAGTTATGAAGATGATCAACTAAGTGCAGCCGATCCCCTTAACAAG ATTAATCTGGCAAACTATCTTGCGGAGTTTTTCGTAAACTTTTCCCAGAGCGAAAGACAAATGTTCGATCATCTTTTCCAG AATCTGACGCAGGATCAAAGGAATGCCATTCAAGCAATACGAACTCACGGAGGATGA
- the LOC126607490 gene encoding uncharacterized protein LOC126607490 isoform X4 encodes MANFNGVVDGDQQWLLNCLSATLDPSHEVRSFAEASLNQASVQPGFGTALSKVAANRELPLGLRQLAAVLLKLFIKKHWHEGEEAFEHPAVSSDEKVVVRRLLLLSLDDSHRKICTAVSMAVASIAAYDWPEDWPDLLPYLLKLISDHNNMNGVHGALRCLALLSVDLDDTVVPTLVPALFPCLLKIVSSPQVYAKYFRTKSLSIVYSCISMLGVMSGVYKTETSALIMPMIKPWMDQFSTILNHPVQSEDPDDWSIRTEVLKCLNQFVQNFPSLIESEFMIIVGPLWQTFMSSLGVYVRSSIEGTEDPYDDRYDSDGAEKSLDSFVIQLFEFLLTIVGSAKLITVIMNNVKELTYNTIGFLQITEQQVHTWSMDANQFVADEDDVTYSCRVSGALLLEEVVNSCGTEGICAIIDAAKRCFSESQREKDVGSAIWWRIREAALFALSSLSDQLLEAEESELTRVGLGNLLEQVITEDSGLDVHQYPFLYSRIFSSVAKFSSVISHGVLEHFLFAAIKAIGMDVPPPVKVGACRALSELLPEMNKGIIQPHLMSLFSSLSELLTQASDETLHLVLETLQEAIKAGYELSVSIEPVISPVVLNMWASHISDPFISIDAIEVLEALKNAPGCIRPLVSRVLPCVWPVINQPQQQPDGLVAGSVDLVTMLLKNAPTDVVKTVYDACFDAVIQIVLQSDDHSEMQNATECLAAFISGGRQDVLAWGGDSGNTVRRLLDAASRLLDPNLESSGSLFVGSYILQLILHLPSQMAPHIRDLVAALLRRMRSAKIAGLRSSLLLIFARLVHLSAPNVGQFIDLLVTIPADGYDNSFVYLMSEWTKQQGEIQGAYQIKVTTTALALLLSSRHAELAKINVQGHLVQSAGITTRSKAKLTPDQWTVVPLPAKIMALLADALVEIQEQGAGDNEDSDWEEVEAEDGELDKDLMYSAGVTSFGRPSHEHLEAIAKTFDKDEEDSYEDDQLSAADPLNKINLANYLAEFFVNFSQSERQMFDHLFQNLTQDQRNAIQAIRTHGG; translated from the exons ATGGCGAATTTCAATGGTGTTGTCGACGGGGATCAGCAATGGCTGCTCAATTGCTTGTCTGCTACTCTCGACCCTAGCCACGAGGTTCGCTCGTTCGCCGAAGCTTCGCTTAATCAGGCTTCTGTGCAACCAG gttttggaacTGCGTTATCCAAGGTTGCTGCAAACAGGGAGCTCCCGTTAGGATTGCGCCAG CTAGCTGCTGTCCTTCTTAAACTGTTTATTAAGAAACACTGGCATGAGGGAGAGGAAGCATTTGAACATCCTGCTGTTTCAAGTGACGAGAAG GTAGTTGTACGCAGACTTCTGTTGTTGTCATTGGATGACTCTCATAGGAAAATTTGTACAGCAGTTAGTATGGCTGTTGCATCTATAGCAGCTTATGATTGGCCGGAGGATTGGCCTGACTTATTACCGTACCTGCTGAAGTTGATTAGTGATCATAATAATATGAATGGAG TACATGGTGCTCTAAGATGCTTGGCTCTTCTCTCTGTTGACTTGGATGATACAGTGGTTCCGACATTAGTACCAGCCTTGTTCCCATGCTTGCTTAAAATTGTATCATCTCCTCAG GTGTATGCCAAATATTTTCGCACAAAATCCCTTTCAATTGTTTATTCTTGTATCTCCATGTTAGGGGTGATGAGTGGTGTATATAAG ACGGAGACCAGTGCATTAATAATGCCAATGATTAAGCCATGGATGGATCAATTCTCTACAATCCTAAATCATCCGGTGCAGTCTGAAGATCCTGATGATTGGAGCATAAGAACAGAG GTATTGAAGTGCTTGAATCAGTTTGTTCAAAATTTTCCTAGCCTTATTGAAAGTGAATTTATGA TTATTGTAGGGCCTTTGTGGCAAACTTTTATGAGTTCTCTTGGAGTATATGTGCGGTCATCTATTGAAGGTACAGAAGATCCATATGATGATAGATATGACTCTGATGGTGCTGAGAAAAGCCTTGACTCCTTTGTCATCCAG TTATTTGAGTTTCTGTTGACCATTGTGGGTAGTGCGAAACTGATAACG GTCATTATGAATAATGTCAAAGAGTTGACGTACAACACCATCGGTTTTCTCCAAATAACAGAACAACAG GTTCATACTTGGTCAATGGATGCCAACCAATTTGTAGCTGATGAGGATGATGTTACCTATAGCTGTCGTGTTTCTG GTGCACTTTTGCTTGAAGAAGTGGTGAATTCATGCGGTACTGAAGGAATCTGTGCCATCATTGATGCTGCAAAAAGATGTTTTAGTGAGTCTCAAAGGGAAAAGGATGTTGGTTCTGCAATTTGGTGGAGA ATAAGGGAGGCTGCTCTTTTCGCTTTGTCTTCTCTATCAGACCAGTTGCTTGAAGCAGAG gaGTCCGAACTTACAAGAGTTGGCTTAGGAAACCTTCTGGAGCAAGTAATCACTGAAGACAGTGGATTAG ATGTGCATCAATATCCCTTTCTTTATTCTCGTATCTTTTCATCAGTCGCTAAATTCTCCTCCGTG ATCAGCCATGGAGTCCTTGAGCACTTTCTCTTTGCTGCTATCAAAGCAATTGGCATGGATGT GCCGCCACCTGTCAAAGTAGGTGCCTGCAGGGCACTCTCCGAGCTCTTACCTGAAATGAACAAAGGAATAATTCAACCGCATTTGATGAGTTTGTTTTCATCACTTTCAGAACTTCTTACTCAG GCCTCCGATGAAACCTTGCACCTGGTACTCGAAACACTGCAAGAGGCAATTAAGGCAG GTTACGAATTATCAGTATCCATTGAGCCTGTAATCTCTCCTGTGGTCCTCAACATGTGGGCATCACATATTTCCGATCCTTTTATCAGTATTGATGCAATTGAGGTTCTGGAG GCACTCAAAAACGCTCCTGGTTGTATTCGTCCACTGGTTTCTCGAGTTTTACCATGTGTTTGGCCAGTTATTAATCAA CCACAACAACAGCCTGATGGATTAGTCGCTGGATCAGTGGATCTGGTAACAATGTTATTGAAA AATGCTCCTACTGATGTGGTAAAAACAGTATATGATGCTTGTTTTGATGCTGTTATACAAATAGTCCTTCAAAGTGATGATCACAGTGAAATGCAG AATGCTACGGAATGTTTAGCTGCCTTTATATCTGGTGGAAGACAAGATGTGCTAGCTTGGGGTGGTGATTCTGGAAATACAGTTAGAAGATTGCTTGATGCAGCTTCAAG GCTTCTGGACCCTAATTTGGAAAGCTCGGGTTCTCTTTTTGTTGGGAGCTACATTCTACAACTCATATTGCATTTGCCGTCACAAATGGCACCCCATATTCGAGACCTAGTTGCTGCTCTTCTTAGGCGCATGCGATCTGCTAAAATTGCAGGATTGAGAAGCTCACTGCTACTCATTTTCGCTCGGTTG GTTCACTTGAGTGCTCCAAATGTTGGACAGTTTATTGATCTGCTGGTCACCATTCCAGCTGACGGCTATGATAACTCTTTTGTCTATTTAATGTCAGAATGGACAAAACAGCAAG GTGAGATCCAGGGTGCCTACCAAATTAAAGTCACCACTACTGCATTGGCTTTATTACTATCATCTAGGCATGCTGAATTAGCAAAAATTAACGTACAAGGACATTTGGTTCAG TCTGCTGGGATCACCACCCGCTCAAAAGCTAAATTAACTCCAGATCAGTGGACTGTGGTGCCACTCCCTGCAAAG ATAATGGCGTTACTGGCAGATGCATTGGTTGAAATCCAAGAACAGGGAGCTGGTGATAATGAG GATAGCGACTGGGAAGAAGTTGAGGCGGAGGATGGGGAACTTGACAAGGATTTGATGTATTCAGCTGGTGTTACATCATTTGGCAGACCCTCACATGAACATCTTGAAGCAATAGCAAAAACATTTGACAAG GATGAGGAGGACAGTTATGAAGATGATCAACTAAGTGCAGCCGATCCCCTTAACAAG ATTAATCTGGCAAACTATCTTGCGGAGTTTTTCGTAAACTTTTCCCAGAGCGAAAGACAAATGTTCGATCATCTTTTCCAG AATCTGACGCAGGATCAAAGGAATGCCATTCAAGCAATACGAACTCACGGAGGATGA
- the LOC126607490 gene encoding uncharacterized protein LOC126607490 isoform X1 has translation MANFNGVVDGDQQWLLNCLSATLDPSHEVRSFAEASLNQASVQPGFGTALSKVAANRELPLGLRQLAAVLLKLFIKKHWHEGEEAFEHPAVSSDEKGLHFQVVVRRLLLLSLDDSHRKICTAVSMAVASIAAYDWPEDWPDLLPYLLKLISDHNNMNGVHGALRCLALLSVDLDDTVVPTLVPALFPCLLKIVSSPQVYAKYFRTKSLSIVYSCISMLGVMSGVYKTETSALIMPMIKPWMDQFSTILNHPVQSEDPDDWSIRTEVLKCLNQFVQNFPSLIESEFMIIVGPLWQTFMSSLGVYVRSSIEGTEDPYDDRYDSDGAEKSLDSFVIQLFEFLLTIVGSAKLITVIMNNVKELTYNTIGFLQITEQQVHTWSMDANQFVADEDDVTYSCRVSGALLLEEVVNSCGTEGICAIIDAAKRCFSESQREKDVGSAIWWRIREAALFALSSLSDQLLEAEESELTRVGLGNLLEQVITEDSGLDVHQYPFLYSRIFSSVAKFSSVISHGVLEHFLFAAIKAIGMDVPPPVKVGACRALSELLPEMNKGIIQPHLMSLFSSLSELLTQASDETLHLVLETLQEAIKAGYELSVSIEPVISPVVLNMWASHISDPFISIDAIEVLEALKNAPGCIRPLVSRVLPCVWPVINQPQQQPDGLVAGSVDLVTMLLKNAPTDVVKTVYDACFDAVIQIVLQSDDHSEMQNATECLAAFISGGRQDVLAWGGDSGNTVRRLLDAASRLLDPNLESSGSLFVGSYILQLILHLPSQMAPHIRDLVAALLRRMRSAKIAGLRSSLLLIFARLVHLSAPNVGQFIDLLVTIPADGYDNSFVYLMSEWTKQQGEIQGAYQIKVTTTALALLLSSRHAELAKINVQGHLVQSAGITTRSKAKLTPDQWTVVPLPAKIMALLADALVEIQEQGAGDNEQDSDWEEVEAEDGELDKDLMYSAGVTSFGRPSHEHLEAIAKTFDKDEEDSYEDDQLSAADPLNKINLANYLAEFFVNFSQSERQMFDHLFQNLTQDQRNAIQAIRTHGG, from the exons ATGGCGAATTTCAATGGTGTTGTCGACGGGGATCAGCAATGGCTGCTCAATTGCTTGTCTGCTACTCTCGACCCTAGCCACGAGGTTCGCTCGTTCGCCGAAGCTTCGCTTAATCAGGCTTCTGTGCAACCAG gttttggaacTGCGTTATCCAAGGTTGCTGCAAACAGGGAGCTCCCGTTAGGATTGCGCCAG CTAGCTGCTGTCCTTCTTAAACTGTTTATTAAGAAACACTGGCATGAGGGAGAGGAAGCATTTGAACATCCTGCTGTTTCAAGTGACGAGAAG GGGTTGCATTTCCAGGTAGTTGTACGCAGACTTCTGTTGTTGTCATTGGATGACTCTCATAGGAAAATTTGTACAGCAGTTAGTATGGCTGTTGCATCTATAGCAGCTTATGATTGGCCGGAGGATTGGCCTGACTTATTACCGTACCTGCTGAAGTTGATTAGTGATCATAATAATATGAATGGAG TACATGGTGCTCTAAGATGCTTGGCTCTTCTCTCTGTTGACTTGGATGATACAGTGGTTCCGACATTAGTACCAGCCTTGTTCCCATGCTTGCTTAAAATTGTATCATCTCCTCAG GTGTATGCCAAATATTTTCGCACAAAATCCCTTTCAATTGTTTATTCTTGTATCTCCATGTTAGGGGTGATGAGTGGTGTATATAAG ACGGAGACCAGTGCATTAATAATGCCAATGATTAAGCCATGGATGGATCAATTCTCTACAATCCTAAATCATCCGGTGCAGTCTGAAGATCCTGATGATTGGAGCATAAGAACAGAG GTATTGAAGTGCTTGAATCAGTTTGTTCAAAATTTTCCTAGCCTTATTGAAAGTGAATTTATGA TTATTGTAGGGCCTTTGTGGCAAACTTTTATGAGTTCTCTTGGAGTATATGTGCGGTCATCTATTGAAGGTACAGAAGATCCATATGATGATAGATATGACTCTGATGGTGCTGAGAAAAGCCTTGACTCCTTTGTCATCCAG TTATTTGAGTTTCTGTTGACCATTGTGGGTAGTGCGAAACTGATAACG GTCATTATGAATAATGTCAAAGAGTTGACGTACAACACCATCGGTTTTCTCCAAATAACAGAACAACAG GTTCATACTTGGTCAATGGATGCCAACCAATTTGTAGCTGATGAGGATGATGTTACCTATAGCTGTCGTGTTTCTG GTGCACTTTTGCTTGAAGAAGTGGTGAATTCATGCGGTACTGAAGGAATCTGTGCCATCATTGATGCTGCAAAAAGATGTTTTAGTGAGTCTCAAAGGGAAAAGGATGTTGGTTCTGCAATTTGGTGGAGA ATAAGGGAGGCTGCTCTTTTCGCTTTGTCTTCTCTATCAGACCAGTTGCTTGAAGCAGAG gaGTCCGAACTTACAAGAGTTGGCTTAGGAAACCTTCTGGAGCAAGTAATCACTGAAGACAGTGGATTAG ATGTGCATCAATATCCCTTTCTTTATTCTCGTATCTTTTCATCAGTCGCTAAATTCTCCTCCGTG ATCAGCCATGGAGTCCTTGAGCACTTTCTCTTTGCTGCTATCAAAGCAATTGGCATGGATGT GCCGCCACCTGTCAAAGTAGGTGCCTGCAGGGCACTCTCCGAGCTCTTACCTGAAATGAACAAAGGAATAATTCAACCGCATTTGATGAGTTTGTTTTCATCACTTTCAGAACTTCTTACTCAG GCCTCCGATGAAACCTTGCACCTGGTACTCGAAACACTGCAAGAGGCAATTAAGGCAG GTTACGAATTATCAGTATCCATTGAGCCTGTAATCTCTCCTGTGGTCCTCAACATGTGGGCATCACATATTTCCGATCCTTTTATCAGTATTGATGCAATTGAGGTTCTGGAG GCACTCAAAAACGCTCCTGGTTGTATTCGTCCACTGGTTTCTCGAGTTTTACCATGTGTTTGGCCAGTTATTAATCAA CCACAACAACAGCCTGATGGATTAGTCGCTGGATCAGTGGATCTGGTAACAATGTTATTGAAA AATGCTCCTACTGATGTGGTAAAAACAGTATATGATGCTTGTTTTGATGCTGTTATACAAATAGTCCTTCAAAGTGATGATCACAGTGAAATGCAG AATGCTACGGAATGTTTAGCTGCCTTTATATCTGGTGGAAGACAAGATGTGCTAGCTTGGGGTGGTGATTCTGGAAATACAGTTAGAAGATTGCTTGATGCAGCTTCAAG GCTTCTGGACCCTAATTTGGAAAGCTCGGGTTCTCTTTTTGTTGGGAGCTACATTCTACAACTCATATTGCATTTGCCGTCACAAATGGCACCCCATATTCGAGACCTAGTTGCTGCTCTTCTTAGGCGCATGCGATCTGCTAAAATTGCAGGATTGAGAAGCTCACTGCTACTCATTTTCGCTCGGTTG GTTCACTTGAGTGCTCCAAATGTTGGACAGTTTATTGATCTGCTGGTCACCATTCCAGCTGACGGCTATGATAACTCTTTTGTCTATTTAATGTCAGAATGGACAAAACAGCAAG GTGAGATCCAGGGTGCCTACCAAATTAAAGTCACCACTACTGCATTGGCTTTATTACTATCATCTAGGCATGCTGAATTAGCAAAAATTAACGTACAAGGACATTTGGTTCAG TCTGCTGGGATCACCACCCGCTCAAAAGCTAAATTAACTCCAGATCAGTGGACTGTGGTGCCACTCCCTGCAAAG ATAATGGCGTTACTGGCAGATGCATTGGTTGAAATCCAAGAACAGGGAGCTGGTGATAATGAG CAGGATAGCGACTGGGAAGAAGTTGAGGCGGAGGATGGGGAACTTGACAAGGATTTGATGTATTCAGCTGGTGTTACATCATTTGGCAGACCCTCACATGAACATCTTGAAGCAATAGCAAAAACATTTGACAAG GATGAGGAGGACAGTTATGAAGATGATCAACTAAGTGCAGCCGATCCCCTTAACAAG ATTAATCTGGCAAACTATCTTGCGGAGTTTTTCGTAAACTTTTCCCAGAGCGAAAGACAAATGTTCGATCATCTTTTCCAG AATCTGACGCAGGATCAAAGGAATGCCATTCAAGCAATACGAACTCACGGAGGATGA